Proteins from one Mustela erminea isolate mMusErm1 chromosome 20, mMusErm1.Pri, whole genome shotgun sequence genomic window:
- the LOC116580644 gene encoding RNA-binding protein EWS-like produces the protein MASTDYSTYSQAAAQQGYSAYTAQPTQGYAQTTQAYGQQSYGTYGQPTDVSYTQAQTTATYGQTAYATSYGQPPAGYTTPTAPQAYSQPVQGYGTGAYDTTTATVTTTQASYAAQSAYGTQPAYPAYGQQPAATAPARPQDGNKPAETSQPQSSTGGYNQPSLGYGQSNYSYPQVPGSYPMQPVTAPPSYPPTSYSSTQPTSYDQSSYSQQNTYGQPSSYGQQSSYGQQSSYGQQPPTSYPPQTGSYSQAPSQYSQQSSSYGQQSSFRQDHPSSMGVYGQESGGFSGPGENRSMSGPDNRGRGRGGFDCGGMSRGGRGGGRGGMGAGERGGFNKPGGPMDEGPDLDLGPPVDPDEDSDHSAIYVQGLNDNVTLDDLADFFKQCGVVKMNKRTGQPMIHIYLDKETGKPKGDATVSYEDPPTAKAAVEWFNGKDFQGSKLKVSLARKKPPMNSLRGGMPPREGRGMPPPLRAGPGGPGGPGGPMGRMGGRGGDRGGFLPRGPRGSRGNPSGGGNVQHRAGDWQCPNPGCGNQNFAWRTECNQCKAPKPEGFLPPPFPPPGGDRGRGGPGGMRGGRGGLMDRGGPSGMFRGGRGGDRGGFRGGRGMDRGGFGGGRRGGPGGPPGPLMEQMGGRRGGRGGPGKMDKGEHRQERRDRPY, from the coding sequence atggcgTCCACGGATTACAGTACATACAGCCAAGCTGCAGCCCAGCAGGGCTACAGTGCATACACCGCCCAACCCACTCAAGGATATGCACAGACCACCCAGGCATATGGGCAGCAAAGTTATGGAACCTATGGACAGCCCACTGATGTCAGCTATACCCAAGCTCAGACCACTGCTACCTATGGGCAGACCGCCTATGCAACTTCTTATGGACAGCCTCCTGCTGGTTATACTACTCCAACTGCCCCCCAGGCATACAGCCAGCCTGTCCAGGGTTATGGCACTGGTGCTTACGATACCACCACTGCTACGGTCACTACCACCCAGGCCTCCTATGCAGCTCAGTCTGCTTACGGCACTCAACCTGCTTACCCAGCCTATGGGCAGCAGCCGGCAGCCACCGCACCTGCAAGACCGCAGGATGGTAACAAACCCGCTGAGACTAGTCAACCTCAATCTAGCACAGGGGGTTACAACCAGCCCAGCCTAGGATATGGACAGAGTAACTACAGTTATCCCCAGGTACCTGGGAGCTACCCCATGCAGCCAGTCACGGCACCACCATCTTATCCTCCTACCAGCTACTCCTCTACACAGCCGACTAGTTATGATCAGAGCAGTTACTCTCAGCAGAACACCTATGGGCAGCCGAGCAGCTATGGACAGCAGAGTAGCTATGGTCAACAAAGCAGCTATGGGCAGCAGCCGCCCACTAGTTATCCCCCCCAAACTGGATCCTACAGCCAGGCTCCAAGTCAATATAGCCAACAGAGCAGCAGCTACGGGCAGCAGAGTTCATTCCGACAGGACCACCCCAGTAGCATGGGTGTTTATGGGCAGGAGTCTGGAGGATTTTCCGGACCAGGAGAAAACCGGAGCATGAGTGGCCCTGATAAccggggcaggggaagagggggatTTGATTGTGGAGGCATGAGCAGAGGTGGGCGGGGAGGAGGACGCGGTGGAATGGGCGCTGGAGAGCGAGGTGGCTTCAATAAGCCTGGTGGACCCATGGATGAAGGACCAGATCTTGATCTAGGCCCACCTGTAGATCCAGATGAAGATTCTGACCACAGTGCAATTTATGTGCAAGGCTTAAATGACAATGTGACTTTAGATGATCTGGCTGACTTTTTTAAGCAGTGTGGAGTTGTTAAGATGAACAAGAGAACCGGACAACCCATGATTCACATCTACTTGGACAAGGAAACAGGAAAGCCCAAAGGTGACGCTACAGTGTCCTATGAAGACCCACCAACTGCCAAGGCCGCTGTGGAGTGGTTTAATGGGAAAGATTTTCAAGGGAGCAAACTTAAGGTGTCTCTTGCTCGGAAGAAGCCTCCAATGAACAGCCTGCGGGGTGGCATGCCGCCCCGTGAGGGCAGAGGGATGCCGCCGCCCCTCCGTGCAGGTCCAGGGGGCCCAGGAGGTCCTGGGGGCCCCATGGGTCGCATGGGAGGCCGTGGAGGAGATAGAGGTGGCTTTCTCCCAAGAGGGCCCCGGGGTTCCCGAGGGAACCCATCCGGAGGAGGAAATGTCCAGCACCGAGCTGGAGACTGGCAGTGCCCCAATCCGGGTTGTGGAAACCAGAACTTTGCCTGGAGAACAGAATGCAACCAGTGTAAGGCCCCGAAGCCTGAAGGCTTCCTTCCACCACCCTTTCCACCTCCTGGCGGTGACCGTGGCAGAGGTGGCCCTGGTGGAATGCGGGGCGGAAGAGGCGGCCTCATGGACCGCGGTGGTCCCAGTGGGATGTTCAGAGGTGGCCGTGGTGGAGACAGAGGGGGCTTCCGTGGTGGCCGGGGCATGGACCGAGGCGGTTTTGGTGGAGGAAGACGGGGTGGCCCCGGCGGACCCCCTGGACCTTTGATGGAACagatgggaggaagaagaggcgGGCGCGGAGGACctggaaaaatggataaaggcgAGCACCGTCAGGAACGCAGAGACCGGCCCTACTAG